Part of the Candidatus Palauibacter polyketidifaciens genome, GTCACCCGTGCCGTCGCGATGAGCTGGATCCCATCCTTCGCCATCGCGGCGACCTTCGGCGTCTGAATGACACGCGGATTGACCGAGACCTGCACCGCGTCGAGCACATCCCGTCCCGCTAGGTCGATCGCCGCGGCCTGCCGGAACGGCAGTTCAATCTGCGCCTTGTCCGCCGAGATGAGCGCATTCACGACGCGCTCCACGTCGCCCCCGGCGAGGAAGTGCGACTCCAGTTCGTTCGTGTGGAGCGGGAGCCCCGCCTTGTAGGAGCTGATGAGCGGGTAGACGATCCGCGGCGGAGGGATCTTCCGCAGGCGCATCCCCACCAGGCTTCCGAGGCCCACGCGGACCCCCGACGCGATCGCCGTGACCCAGAGCCGGATCGGCACGATCCAGGACAGAATGAGTACGCCGAGCGCGATGGCGATGAGGATGATGATGCTGGTTCCCGCCAGTGGTTCCATATCAGGCCTCGTTCCTGTGTTCGGATTCGGGAGATTGCTTGGCGCGGCGCACGAGAACCCGCCCGCTCGCGACTTCGAGTACGCGTATGGGGGTCCCGGCCTCCAGCCAGGGACCTTCGGTCACGACGTGGATGCGCTCATCGTTGATGATCGCGACCCCCGTGGGCCGCAGATCGGTCGACGTCACGCCGAGTTGGCCGACCAGATCCTCGCGTGGGGGCACGGAGAGATAGCCCGTCTCGCGGCTCGTCGAGGCGCGGAGGAATAGGCCGGAGAATCGGTTGCTGCGAGGCAGGTGCCGCACGAGTGCCCATCCGGCGACGCCCACCAGGATGATCGACAGGGAGACGAGCCCCGCCGCGTTGAACACCTGGTCGAAGGTCGGAACCTGGCCGACCATGCCCATGACGGCCGCCCCGAGTACCGCCCCCGTTCCCAGGATCCCTGCGATCCCGAAGCCGGGAATGACGAGGACTTCGAGCGCGATCAACACGACGCCGGCGCCGAAGAGGAGGATCTCCTCGATCCCCGCGAGGTGCACGAGGTGGTGCGCCCCGAAGAAGGCGGCCAGCGACGCGAGTCCCACCGCCCCCGCCACCCCGAAGCTCGGCGTCCGCACCTCCACGATGAGTCCGAGGAAGCCGAGACTCAGCAGCAACGGCGCGACCGCCGGGTTCGTCAGAAAGCGGACGATCGCCTCCGCCCAGTTCGGCTGGATTTCCCGCACCGGGGCCGCCGGAAGCCGCGTGACCTCGAGGAGTTCGATGAGGTCACGAACCTCGCCATCCGCGACTCCGAGCGCCGTGGCTTCATCCGTGGTGAGGGTGAGCAGCCGGCCGGCTTCGCTCACGCCCGGGACCTCGATGCTCTCGTCGACCATCGCCTCCGCGACGAGCGGATCCAGCCCGCGTTCCTCGGCCAGCGCCCGGAACTCCGAGCGCATCGCGCTCACCATCTTCTCCGGCGCCTTCTCGCCCTCGCCGGTGACCGGCGTGGCGGCTCCGAGCGTGGAACCCGGCCGCATGTAGATCCGGTCGGTCGCGAGCGCGATCATCGCGCCCGCCGAGAGCGCGCGGCGGTTCACGTAGGCGTAGGTCGGGACCTCCGCGTCGCGCAGGTCGTCGATGATCTTCGACGCCGCGTCGACCCGGCCCCCGGGGGTATCGAGTTCGATGATCACGGCGGGCGCCCCGGACTCCGCCGCTTCCGAGAGCGCGCGAGCCACGAACGGGGCCACGCCGAGTTCGATCGTACCGGAGATCGGCACCCGAACGACCGTGGCCGCGGACTGCGCGACGGGCGCGGACTGCGCGAGGACGGTACCGAGTCCCGGCGGCACGGGCCCGCCCGAGGCGGACACCGCCACCACCGCCAGCCCGAGGGCGAGCACCGGCGCCGGCAGCCCCGTGAGGCCCGGTTTCATTCCCTGTCTCGTCATGGGTCGCATGGGCTGCAATCTAACGGTGCGGTCGATCGGCTGCCCGTCAGCCGCCCGGCCGGTCCGGCAGGGCGACCGGTTCGCCCGCGGACGGCCGCACGCCTTCCGAGTACAGTTGGGCGTTCAGCGCCGGCACGCGCGTCTCGATGAGCGCGTTGAGCCGGTCCAGCAACTCCGGCATCACGTTCCAGACCTCGTCGACCTGCCACAGGTGGTCCGCGGTCGGGACCGTGGACGAACCCTGGATCGCGTTCGCCACGCCGGCGTTCCTGCGCGCATCCCCCAGCTCGTCGCGAATCTCCTCCACCTCCTCCTCGATCGCCTCAAGCTCCTCTTCCAGTCCCTCGGGCGCCTCGTCCGCGCCCTCGATCAGCTCCGCCGCCGCGGACAGCTGCTCCTCGATCGCGTCGAGGGCCTGCCCCGCCTCGTAGATCGGGCCCGCCATGGCGTGGAGGCTCATCAGCGCCTCCTGCCGCGCCATCCGATCCACCCGGCTCATCGGCCGCCTGGGCTCCGCGACGACCTCGACGGTAGCCGAATGCGTCTCGTCCCCCGCCTCCATGCTCACCGTGTACTCGCCGGGCAGGACGATCGGGCCCTGCGGTGCGCCGCCGAAGAAGCCGCCGCCTCCGCCGGGGCCGCCGCCCGGGCCACCCTCGCGCTCGTACGGCGCGTCGTGACGCCAGTCCCAGATCACCTCGTTGATACCGACTTCCGCGGGCGCCTCCAGCGTACGCACATGTACCCCCGAGGCGTCGGAAATCTTCAGCGAGAAGGGCGGATCGTCCGGCTCGGCGGCGTCCTCGCCTCCATCTTCGTCGCCGGCGTCGCCCCCTTCTCCGTCGTCTCCATCCCCGTTGTCACCGTCGCCGTCTTCGCCCTCGTCGTCTTCCTCGGCCACGGCCTCGCCCGGGGCATCGCGCAGGTAGTAGCGGATCCGGGCGCCGCGCGGCGGGTTCGGCGCGCTGTACGTCGCGCCGTAGAAGGGCCAGTCCCCCTTCTCCGTCCACATGATCGAACGGTCGCCGAACACGCGTCCCGCCTCCGCCAGCATCCCCTCGGAGAGGGCTTCGAGCGGCGCCACGTCGGCCAGGATCCAGGCGCTGCGCCCGTGCGTGCCGACGATGAGGTCGTTCTCGCGCGGGTGCACGAGGAGGTCGTCCACCGGGACCGTGGGCAGGTTGTTCTTGAGCTGAACCCAGCTTTCGCCGCGGTCCACGGAGACGAACACACCGACCTCGTTCCCGATGAAGAGGAGGTTCGGCGCCCGGTGGTGCTCGACGATCACGTTCACCGACCACAGGTCCGGCAGCCCGTTCGCGATCGCCCGCCAGCTCTGCCCGTAGTCTTCGCTCACGTAGGCGTAGGGCGCGTAGTCGCCGTTCCGGTGCCCGTCGAAGGTGGCGTAGACGCGCCCCTCCACGTGGTGCGACGGCTCCACCCGGCTCACATAGGTCCGCTCCGGGAGGCCCGGGATGCGGTCGACGACGTTCTCCCACGTCTCCCCGTCGTCTCTCGACACCTGCAGGTTTCCGTCGTCCGTCCCCGCGTAGATCAACCCCGGCGCGAGCGGCGACTCCTCCACCGAGGTCAGGTTCCCGTAATTGGCGATCCCGTCGTTGAGCGACATCTGCGGCTCGGAGCCGGAGACACCCATGATCTCCAGCTCCTCGCGGTCGATCTGCTTCGTGAGATCGAGCCCCCCGACCTCCTCCCACGACATCCCGTAGTCCCGCGAGCGCAGCAGGTAGTTCGCGCCCAGGTAGACGGTGGCCGGATCGTGCGGCGAGAGCAGGAGCGGCGAGTTCCAGTTGTAGCGGTAGGCCTTCGTCGTGTCCCCATCCGCCCGCGGCCCGACGATGGGGCGCATCGGGATCTTCTCGCCCGTCGTCAGGTCGTAGCGGTTCATGTTCCCGCCCTGCGACTCGGAGTAGACGATCGTCGAGTCCGTCGGGTCCACGATCGTGAAGAACCCGTCCCCGTAGGCCGTCTCGTACCAGTCCTGGTGGCGGATGCCGTGGAAGGAGCGCGTGTTCGAGGGCCCGCACCACGCGTCGTTGTCCTGCAGCCCGCCGCACACCGCGTAGGGCGTCCGCATGTCGTACCCGATCGTGTAGAACTGGCCGAGCGCGATGTTGTCGAACATGCGCCAGTGCGCGGCCCCATCCCACGAGGCGGCGACCCCGCCGTCGCTGCCCAGGATCAGGTGGTCCGGGTCCTCCGGGTTGATCCACAGCTGGTGGTGGTCGACGTGGATCTGCACGGCACCGTCGTTGCGGAACGTCCGTCCTCCGTCATCCGAAATGGAGAGCTGCGTGCCGAGCACGTAGATGCGGTCGGGGTTGCTCGGGTCGATGCGAACCTGGGAGTAGTACATCGGCCGCGGGTTGGTGTCCGACACCTTCTCCCACGTCTCGCCGCGGTCCGTGGAGCGGAAGAGCCCGCCCTGGCGGGGACCGCCGCCTCCGCCGCCGAAGCCCTGCCCCGGCCGCCGCGGATCCGCCTCGACGAGCGCGTAGACGAGGTTGCCGTCCTGGCGGTAGATGTCGATTCCGATGCGGCCCTTGTCGCCGTCGGGCAGGCCCTCGGTGAGTTCCGTCCAGTTGTCGCCGCCGTCCACCGTGCGGTAGAGGCCGCTCCCCGGCCCGCCGCCGTTGAATCCCCAGCCGGTCCGCTGCCGCTGGTACATCGCCGCGAAGATCGTGTTGGGGTCGGCGGGGTCCATCGCGAGGTCGATCGCGCCCGTGTGGTCGTCGACGTACAGCACCTTCTCCCACGTATCGCCGCCGTCGCGGGTCCGGAAGACGCCGCGCTCGGGGTTCGCACCCCAGAGATCCCCCATCGCGGCCACGTGGACGACGTCGGGGTTGCGCGGATGGATGAGGATGCGGGCGATGTGCTTCGTCGCCTCAAGGCCCATGTGCATCCAGGTGTTCCCGCCGTCCGTCGACTTGTAGACGCCGTTCCCCCACGGGGAGGACTGACGGTTCTGCGGCTCGCCCGTCCCCACCCACACGAGGTTCGGGTTCGCCTGGTGGAGCGTCACGTCCCCGATCGAACTCGTCGGCTGGTCGTCGAACAGCGGGGTCCACGACGTGCCGTGGTTCTCCGTCTTCCACAGCCCTCCGCTCGCGGTGCCGATGTAGAAGATCTGCGGTTTCGCTTCGACGACATCGAGGTCGGCGATCCGTCCCCCCATGAGGGCCGGGCCGATCTCCCGGTACTCCAGATGGGAGATGGCCGTCTCGAGGGCGGACTGGGCGGCTGCGGCCGTCGCGCCGGTCGTGGCGCCGAAGAGGAGACCGGCCGCGGAGAGCGCAAGAACTCGGGCTGCTTTCATGATACTGCCTCGGAAACGGGGAGATGACGGGGCTTCCGCCCGCAAACTGCACCGCAGAAATGCCCGCGCAATACGCCGCGGTTCCGCGCGGGTGGCGCGATCCGGGACCGGATCAGAACGGCGCCCGTCCGCCCGCAAGCGGAAGGACTTCCTCCACCAGGGCCAGGAGCAGTCGGCCCGGCTCCTCGAACATGAGCATGTGCGAGCTGCGCTCGAAGGTCACGAAGCGCTTATGGGGCGCCTCCATGCGGTCGAAGTAGTCTCTGGCGCTTTGGTAGGGCGTGTGCAGATCGAACCGTCCGTGGAGGATGACGACCGGCACCTCGAAGCGCTGCACGAGCCGCGCCGGCCGGGGCGCCGGGGCCCGGTCGATGAGGTGGCGTTCGGCCCACGCCATGGCCGGCTGCATGTTCGCCACGTCGGCCGCCGTGTACTCCGGCCCCCATTCGGGAAGCGCGAAGTACAGGTCGAAGGTCGGCTTCCCGTACCAGCCGCCGTCGTACTCCCGGGCCCACCTGCGGGTGGCGAGCAGCTTGTCGACCGCGCCGGGGCCCGCGGCGGGAGGATAAGGCCGGAGCGCTTCCAGTTCGCGGATCGCGGTCGTGTCGTTCGCCGCGCGGACGCGCTCCATGAGCGTCGCGTACAGCTGGCGTTCGGCGTCGGGGCCGGCCGCCTGCCCGAGCCCGACGTAGGCGTGGAAGCGCTCGGGATGCCGTTCGACGAGCCGGGGCCCGATCCGCGTCCCGTAGGAGTAGCCGAGGACGACGAGCTTCTCGTGGCCGAGTCTCGCGAGCAGGTGCTCGACGACCGCCGCCGCGTCGTCCACGAGTTGATCGAGGGTCATCGTCGGCCCCAGCCTGGCGGAATCCGCCGCGGAGAAGCTCTTTCCCACGCCCCGCCGGTCCCAGTTCACGACCGTGAAGAAATCCTCCCACGGCTTCTGGTACGCCCAGCTCGCCCCCATCACCGGGCTGCCGGGCCCCCCGTGGAGCACGAGAAGGATCGGGTTGGCGCGGTTCAGCCCGCGGATCGACAGCCACTGGGTCGACCCGTTGACCTCGATGGGCTCGAGAACCTCGATCCCTTCGGGCGTGTGGATGCGGCGAAGGTCGGCCAGGCGACCGGTGATCGAGTCCCTGGGGATGGCGTCGGCGGCCGCGCTTCGGGCGGCGGCGCTCTGCGCGTGGGCGCCCCCCGGCACGCCGAGGAAGGCGATGGCTAGGATGACGCTGGTCTTCGAGTGGCGCATGCTGATATCCCTTCGCCTCGTTCTCCCAGTGGATTTTCGCTGGGGGCGGTCGGCCCGTAGAGTGGTCGGACGGTACGTCGGCACGGGAGGTCCTTTCCATGATGAACGCTGCCCCACGCTTTGATCCACCCCTCGCCGTCCTGGGGAGTTGCCTCGTTCTGGCCTGCGGCACTGCGCCGGATTCGGCTGCGGATCCGGCGGCCGGGTCTCAGCTTTCTCTGGCTCCGGAAGCGACCGCGGCGCTCGTCGAGGCGTTTCAGGCGGAACTCGACGCGGCGTGGGCGCAGGCCCAGGAGACGGACGAGAACTTCCCGGGCGCGACGGCAGCCTTCATCCTCCCGGATGGGCGCGTGTTCGGCTTCGCGACCGGCCTGTCGGACGTCGATGACGAGATCCCGATGACGCCGGACATGCGCATGGGCTCCGGCAGCATCGGGAAGACCTACGTCGCGGCGGTCGCCCTGCAGCTGGCCATGAACGGAGAGCTGGATCTCGACGCGCCGGTCGCGACCTGGCTCGGCGACGAGGAGTGGTTCTCCCGCGTCCCCAATCACGCGGACCTCACGATGCGCAACCTCCTGAACCACACGGCCGGCATGATCCAGCCGTACTTCGAGGATCCCGATTTCGCCGTGCGGCTGGGCGAGGTGTTCCGCGACCCCGACGCCTACATGACCCCGGAGGAGTTCATCGCCGAGACGGTGCTGGACGCCGAGCCGCTCTTCCCCGCCGGCGGGGGCTACCACTACAGCGACGTGCACTACACGCTGGCGGGCCTCGCCGTCGAGGCGGCGACGGGCCGCGCCTACTACGACCTCCTCGATGAGTTCTTCCTCGACCCGCTTGGCCTCGATCTCACGCTTGCGGCCGACCGGCGCGACCTTCCCGGACTCGCGCAGGGCTACGCGCACGCGAGTTCACGGCTCTACGGCACGCCGCTCGAGGTGGTGGTGGACGGAC contains:
- a CDS encoding NfeD family protein, producing the protein MKPGLTGLPAPVLALGLAVVAVSASGGPVPPGLGTVLAQSAPVAQSAATVVRVPISGTIELGVAPFVARALSEAAESGAPAVIIELDTPGGRVDAASKIIDDLRDAEVPTYAYVNRRALSAGAMIALATDRIYMRPGSTLGAATPVTGEGEKAPEKMVSAMRSEFRALAEERGLDPLVAEAMVDESIEVPGVSEAGRLLTLTTDEATALGVADGEVRDLIELLEVTRLPAAPVREIQPNWAEAIVRFLTNPAVAPLLLSLGFLGLIVEVRTPSFGVAGAVGLASLAAFFGAHHLVHLAGIEEILLFGAGVVLIALEVLVIPGFGIAGILGTGAVLGAAVMGMVGQVPTFDQVFNAAGLVSLSIILVGVAGWALVRHLPRSNRFSGLFLRASTSRETGYLSVPPREDLVGQLGVTSTDLRPTGVAIINDERIHVVTEGPWLEAGTPIRVLEVASGRVLVRRAKQSPESEHRNEA
- a CDS encoding alpha/beta hydrolase; this translates as MRHSKTSVILAIAFLGVPGGAHAQSAAARSAAADAIPRDSITGRLADLRRIHTPEGIEVLEPIEVNGSTQWLSIRGLNRANPILLVLHGGPGSPVMGASWAYQKPWEDFFTVVNWDRRGVGKSFSAADSARLGPTMTLDQLVDDAAAVVEHLLARLGHEKLVVLGYSYGTRIGPRLVERHPERFHAYVGLGQAAGPDAERQLYATLMERVRAANDTTAIRELEALRPYPPAAGPGAVDKLLATRRWAREYDGGWYGKPTFDLYFALPEWGPEYTAADVANMQPAMAWAERHLIDRAPAPRPARLVQRFEVPVVILHGRFDLHTPYQSARDYFDRMEAPHKRFVTFERSSHMLMFEEPGRLLLALVEEVLPLAGGRAPF
- a CDS encoding serine hydrolase domain-containing protein; the protein is MMNAAPRFDPPLAVLGSCLVLACGTAPDSAADPAAGSQLSLAPEATAALVEAFQAELDAAWAQAQETDENFPGATAAFILPDGRVFGFATGLSDVDDEIPMTPDMRMGSGSIGKTYVAAVALQLAMNGELDLDAPVATWLGDEEWFSRVPNHADLTMRNLLNHTAGMIQPYFEDPDFAVRLGEVFRDPDAYMTPEEFIAETVLDAEPLFPAGGGYHYSDVHYTLAGLAVEAATGRAYYDLLDEFFLDPLGLDLTLAADRRDLPGLAQGYAHASSRLYGTPLEVVVDGQFILHPLQEWTGGGLVNNPQAMVRWAKLLYEGEAISGDDLPQLLEVGFPADSTRPHLGYGLAVSVAESEHGLTYGHGGFWPGYNSLLAYYPDHGVAVSIQVNSDESRMRDHMPELAGIVLQALAAAGG